One window of Canis lupus baileyi chromosome 21, mCanLup2.hap1, whole genome shotgun sequence genomic DNA carries:
- the GAL gene encoding galanin peptides isoform X1: MPGGCALLLAWLLLAAALSATPGLGAPVKEKRGWTLNSAGYLLGPHAIDNHRSFHEKPGLTGKRELPPEDEGRSGGFAGPLSLSENAAVRMLIEFLTFLRLKGIILH, encoded by the exons ATGCCGGGCGGCTGCGCCCTCCTGCTCGCCTGGCTGCTCCTCGCCGCGGCCCTTTCGGCCACCCCGGGGCTCGGGGCACCG GTGAAGGAGAAGAGAGGCTGGACCCTGAACAGCGCTGGCTACCTTCTTGGCCCAC ATGCCATTGACAACCACAGATCATTTCATGAGAAGCCTGGCCTCACTGGCAAACGGGAACTCCCACCTGAAGACGAAGGAAGGTCAG GAGGCTTTGCCGGGCCGCTGTCGCTGTCAGAGAATGCCGCTGTGCGCATGTTAATCGAGTTTCTGACTTTCTTGCGTCTCAAAG GAATTATACTTCATTAA
- the GAL gene encoding galanin peptides isoform X2, whose protein sequence is MPGGCALLLAWLLLAAALSATPGLGAPVKEKRGWTLNSAGYLLGPHAIDNHRSFHEKPGLTGKRELPPEDEGRSGGFAGPLSLSENAAVRMLIEFLTFLRLKEAGALSDLPDLPSAVSAEDMEQP, encoded by the exons ATGCCGGGCGGCTGCGCCCTCCTGCTCGCCTGGCTGCTCCTCGCCGCGGCCCTTTCGGCCACCCCGGGGCTCGGGGCACCG GTGAAGGAGAAGAGAGGCTGGACCCTGAACAGCGCTGGCTACCTTCTTGGCCCAC ATGCCATTGACAACCACAGATCATTTCATGAGAAGCCTGGCCTCACTGGCAAACGGGAACTCCCACCTGAAGACGAAGGAAGGTCAG GAGGCTTTGCCGGGCCGCTGTCGCTGTCAGAGAATGCCGCTGTGCGCATGTTAATCGAGTTTCTGACTTTCTTGCGTCTCAAAG AGGCCGGGGCCCTGTCCGACCTGCCCGACCTGCCATCTGCGGTCTCCGCAGAAGATATGGAGCAGCCCTGA